Proteins co-encoded in one Capsicum annuum cultivar UCD-10X-F1 chromosome 9, UCD10Xv1.1, whole genome shotgun sequence genomic window:
- the LOC107841653 gene encoding RING-H2 finger protein ATL51-like codes for MGEEQNHPRGLEINPVLICLLGVIAGALIVVILHFLIVTWCKNTSPDPLEQNATISVSQRQNQSQNRARANNAQPETSSSTSASTSDSMVQVIVLSRYNKDSKEDMCSICLCEFMEGDEIRVLSQCMHIFHVPCIDVWLHSHRNCPLCRADAKKALPQRRLTGFLPESQRQLYNLHPMGSE; via the coding sequence ATGGGAGAAGAACAAAATCATCCTAGAGGACTTGAAATCAACCCTGTCCTAATTTGCCTTCTTGGTGTCATAGCCGGTGCTTTAATCGTCGTTATTTTACATTTTCTAATAGTAACATGGTGCAAAAATACTTCACCGGATCCTCTAGAGCAAAACGCAACCATCTCAGTAAGTCAAAGACAAAATCAAAGCCAAAATCGCGCTCGTGCTAATAATGCTCAACCAGAGACATCTAGTAGCACGAGCGCGAGCACAAGTGATTCAATGGTGCAAGTGATCGTTTTGTCGAGGTACAACAAAGATTCTAAAGAAGATATGTGTTCTATATGCTTGTGTGAGTTTATGGAAGGGGATGAAATTAGGGTATTGTCTCAATGCATGCATATTTTTCATGTTCCATGCATCGATGTGTGGTTGCATTCTCACCGGAATTGCCCGCTTTGTCGTGCGGATGCCAAAAAGGCTCTTCCACAACGGCGTTTGACAGGGTTTTTGCCGGAGTCCCAGAGGCAATTATATAACTTACATCCAATGGGTTCAGAATGA